The window GGATGCCGGGACGCAGAGGGGGTCTCCGGGACGGCCCCGCTCCGTCCCGGGCGGCCCCGCCCGCGGTCCCGGGCCCCGCGCTGCCCCCAGCGCTGCGgggccaggggctgccccgCGTCTCTGGGCATCCCCGGGGCAGGGGACGGCGGCGGGGGACAGACTGAGAGAGCTGCGAGGACACGGGGGAACGGGCGCCATGCAGGGCTCTGCCCCGCGGCCGGCTCTCCGGCGGGGCACGTAGAAAAGGGGGCGCAGGCGGGGCTGGGGGCCATGCCGGGGCTATCTACAGGGGGCGCGGGGCCGCTCAGCCGCTCTGCTCGCCGGGGGGctcggcggcggccccggcctCGTCACGCGTGGCGGCGGGCGGCGTGCcgggggccgggggctgcgcggcggcgggcggcgtgCCGGGGGCTGCGGGCTCCGGGGCGGTGGCGGAGGGGGCTGCGGGCTCcgtgcccggggccggggccggggccgtgTCGGTGGCGGGCTCTGCGGCCGCGGGCTCCGTggccgcggcggcgggagcCGGGGCGGCGGCCGTGGTCGCTGCCGGAGCCGGGGTAGCTGCTGGGGCCGGGGTCGCTGCCGGGGCTGGAGTTGCTGCGGGGGTCGGAGCCGCTGCCGGAGCCGGGGTAgctgccggggccggggtcgctgccggggccggggtcgctgccggggctgccgcCGTCTCCGTCTGCTCAGGCGCCCGCAGGCGTTTCATGAGCGTGGTCACTCGCACGGCTTTCTGCAGGGGAGAGACGGGGGGTGTGGGTCTGGCGGAGgggcagggactggcagcccCCCCAGGCTCTTAGCCCCATGGTGGGGGACCGGGCTTGGCTGAGGGGACACGGAGGCACGGCACACCCACACCCACCTTCCACTTGGCCCGGGCGAAGTTCTTCTCGATCTGGGCACAGACGCCGTCCTTGATGTTCTTGTCAGAGGCAGCATTCCCAGAGATCCTGGAGAGGCAGTGAGGCGTGAGCAGCCCCCACCAGCCCCCCTGGCTCCCCATCTGCCCCTGCCGCTGCTCACCACTCGTGGGAGATGGCCTCCTCTGCTGTGATCCTCTGGTCCTGCTCCACCTCCATCAGGCGTGTCACCAGCTCCTtagctgggggcacagggggagaAGTCAGCGCTGGCAGGGGACAACACGGGGACCCCACGTACCCCCCCAGTGTGGGGCTCACCCGCTTGCGAGATGTCATCCCAGTACGGCGGGTCGAACTCGTAGTCCCCAGCCAGGATTTTGCGGAAGAGGTTCTTGTCGTGGTTCTCATAGTCATCCTCGTCCGCCTCCTCGTAGAAAGGGGGGTTTCCCGAGAGGCTGGGGAATGTGGTGGGGGGCTCAGTCCCGCCCCAGCCCCTGTAGCtaccctgcagctcccctgtcCCTCCCCCCACACTCACAGGATGTACATGATGACGCCGATGGCCCAGCAGTCCACCGGCCGCCCGTACCGCTGCCGCCCCACCACCTCCGGAGCTGCCAGAGACACAAGAGCAACCATCCCCCGGGGCCCCCAGCCGCCCGGCCTCCTGCCCCTGGGGTGATGGGGAGTGGGAGGCACCCACTGGAAGCACCCAGGATCAGCCCCAGGGTGATGGGGAATGGGAGGTGCAGCAGGAGGCGGTAAGGGatggataaggataaggatggATAAGCAGCAGGGACGTGCTGggacccagcactgcccactgCACGCCCACCCGGCTGGCTCTCACCCACCCAGGTACTCAGGGGTGCCACAGGGCTCCTTAATGAGCCCGTTCTCCAGCTTGGCCAGGTGGAAGTCGCTGATGACGATCTTGGAGTTCTTCAGGCGGTTATAGTACACCAGGTTCTCCAGCTGCCGGTGCAGGGACTGTGAGTGCCAGGACGGGGGGCATGGCAGCACCCATGGGTGCTCCCACTTCCCTGCCACCCACCTTGAGGTTTCTGTGGACGATCTTGAGGGAGTGCAGGTAGGCAacagcctccagcacctgccggaTGACATTGCTGGTGTCCTTCTCCGAGTAGTAGCCCTGGTCCAGGATCCAGTCGAAGACCTCCCGGCCAGTGGCCCTGcagacagcagctctgctgggacccAACCCTCGtggggccaccccctccccacttCCAGATGTCCCAGACTTACAGCTCCAGGAAGATGAAATATTCCTTGCGGGTGATGTAGACATCCACCAGCTGTAGGATGTTGGGGTGCTTCACCCTACAGAGAGACAGGGGCAAGGGTGGGAGTTCCCAGTTTGCCCGGTAGCACAGgatcccctccagccccagcactcaCATTTTGAGGATGATGATCTCGTTTTTGGCTGCCTTCCGCACTTTCCGCCCATCCCGCTTCAGAAACTTCTTGCAGGTGTACAACTTCCCCGTCGTCTTCTCCTTGGCCCGGAAGATTTCACAgaactcctccctgcagggtaGCCCCAGACATCACCCCGCTCCTGGGGACCACTGAGACTGGGGTGCTTGGGTGGTGCCTGGGCCCACCAGCATTCCCCCAGACCCCAGCAGTCAGGGGAGATGCCACAGAAGTAGAAGAAAGCTGTGGCTCAAAAACACTTTGGAGGGGAAGCAAAAAAACAGCAGTGAGAAGCAACTGATATGGAAGAAGCAAATTGatagggaaggaaaagaatttgCTGGTTAAAAAAACCATCCTCAGAACAGGAGGGGTAAGACCCCCTGCGAAGCCACTCATGCCAAGGTGGAACAGCAGCACACCCGACATTACCATCAGCACAGCAGTGggggagaaagaaagggagatGTGCCGGTAGCTGCAGTATTTCTGTTCTATTATTAATGGTGCTGGAGCCCATCGGcaaggctgcagctgcaggggagccccccggggcacttggcactgctccagcagagccattGGCTTTCCAATGCCCCCAACTGCGCTGAAATCCCCACGGCCACTGCCCTGGGTGGAGGGGAACAGTGACCTGCGGGCCTTGGGACAAACTGCCCAGGGGATGGAGCAAAGATCTGAGAGCACCAAGGTCCGCACTGCCACCGAGTGTGAGCCTGCCAGGTGTGACCTCTGTCCAAGCAGGTGTTTTGGAAGTTGATGGAAAAAATTCTGGTGCCTATTTTGCGGTCAGCCCTGTCTCAAGGGGTGCGAGGGCTTCAGTTTTTCAATGCATCCTAACAGGTTCCTCAGCACGGCAATAAAAGTTGGGGGAAGCAGCAGTCCTCCACTGCCCCGCAAGTGACATCTGCCTTTCCTTTGCTGTAGCTGAGCCCTCCTGATTCACAAAATGCTCCAGGGAGACAGGATTGTGTGGAATTGCTGCAATCCCTGCAAATCttgaggggaggaggaagggataTGGgaagctgcccagctgcagccagcagcagtgggaaagCTCACTGCCCTTCTTGGAGCTAGCTGTGAATATCCCCCATGCAACCCACGAGCAAGAGGGACTAATTAGggaaaaaccaccccaaaatacaCCCTGCAATCCCTGCCCAGCCGGggaccagcacccccagagcccccacaggcagcgtTGTGCCACTCCTCAGCACCCCAAGAGCCCCACACGGGTGGCTGGCGCTCCCCAGGGCATCCGTGGAGGGACCAACTCACGTTTTGATGACCTGGCCCAGGTCATATCTGTCGGTCACCTCAGACGGCTGGTTATAATCTTTCTTGTCTCCCAGCGTCACGCAGCCAAACGGCATCGCAGGGCCcggtgctggcagggcagggagaggcagtGAGTGCCCCGGCACCGCTGGcccctggggccacagcagagCCCCCCGAGCTGTGTTGATTAACGCGGAGCCCGAGCACAGCGGCTGCTCGcactctgcagctgctgcaagctGCCATGTGCCCAGCCCCACCGATGTGCATCCATGCCCGTGGCATCCAGCCTCTCTGCCCGGGCtcaggctgccagcacagccacaggctTCCCCCTCTGGCCGCTGTGTGTGGATTATTAATGATTAATTAGCAGTCAGGGTTAGCACAGTGCCCGGAGCACCCGCTGGGGAGGCAAGCGGAGGTGAACGGATCCTTTCCTGTTTCCCAGCCCAGTCTTGCCCACGGTAACATTTCAGCAGATGGGgcctccccaggcagagcatTGTCACACGCTGTCACATGTGCAGTGGGTTACACCAGTCTCAGCTTGCCATCCCCAACCAGCCCTGACTGTGGCACCAGGCAGGTGGCACTGCAGCTCGGAGGTGCCAGCCCTCCTGCCACTGGCAGCGGTCAGGACACCAGCCTTGGCAGACAccagcttctccagcccttTCGGAAGGATGCTTTACCCCTTGCTTCCCTGTTGGGAACTCTTCAAAACCAGATCCTTCTTGGATacttcccagaaaaaaaaaaaattgatcacAAAGTGatttcttcccctttcccacCGTGTTAGCGGGAGCAAGTTCCAGCTGACATTATTTTTTGACGGCTCAGAAGATGACAGAGCTGCCTGGGGCCCCCAGCCCTGAGCGGGACCTTGCGATGGGAAGCTGGCACGATGCTGGAGGCACCCCTGGCCAGGCTAAAGCTCCCCAAACCCCACGCTGTGCTGTGCGGGGCTGCCTGTGCCGCGCCGgcggcgcccggcccggcggcgaGGGCTGCGGGCAGGATGGctgcgggatgcgggatgcgggaGCCGGCATCGCGGGTACCCAAGCGCCGAGCCTGTTGCTATGGCAATGGGAGCTGAAGATGCAGAAAGCGGCACATCCTTCGGAGGGGGCAGGGACGGGCAGCACCCGGCAGCACCCGACCCACCCGCAggtgcacagccccagccctgccgtgCAGGCCCCGGGAGGAAGgcgtgctgcctgcagcacccagggcgTGCACTTAAGTGCTCCCTGGGGTGATCGACCCAAACCTGGGTGGGACGTGAGTGCGGTGAGCCAGGAAATGGGGGGATGCTCCTTCCTGCCTCCATCCTGTGGGGCTGACCTGCCTCTGCCCCTGCTGGAGCAATGCCCACAGGATGGAGCTCCCAGTTTGCAAGCACCCAGGCACTGTCCTGCCAGGAAACCTGCACTGAGTAAGAGCACCTGCCCCAGTCCTGCTCAGCGTGCACCAAGTCCCAAAAGAGAAGAAGAGCACCCATGGGACACCTCTGCCTGTGCCCTAGATTGGGTGAGGTTTTCCAGCCTACACCTGACTcatcccagcagctctcctggcaaACATGCCCTGCCTGTGTCCTCATGCCACACGACACCCGCTCTGCCGTGCCACTGTACCTGGCCTAGGGGAATGAgggctgtcctggcagctgctggaggggcGGTGGGCGCAGTGCCACAGATCatcaggggcagggctggctggtggATGGGCAGGCTGCCAGCACTGGCGGCACGGTGCCAGGATTAGCTGGGAAGGGGACCGGGGTGGGATGATATATCGGGATTTTATTGCTGTCTATGGGAGCTCTCAGCTAATCTGCGCTCATAAAATTAGTTCTCGTTGGTTTAGTGGCCACCCATCCTGTCAGGGCTGAGCACTGccaccctcccctgccccaggctggcttCCAGGGGCTCAGCGCACCTGGGATACCCTGCAAGGGAGGTTGGTACCCAGCCCGACACCGGGGTCAGCACCTGCACCCCACAGGTGAGAGCACCCTCCCGGGGCAGGGGCACCCAGGCAAGAGGTGGTCAAAGGGATGAGTGCTCCCTCCCCGGGGTGCCGGGGGGAAGGCTCCGCGCTGCGCTGGCACCCGCACGCAGCCAGCACCCCCCTCCAGGAGTCTAATTTGGGAGCAGAAGCAACAGCGGGTGTAAGACAATAGCGGGGAAGTGGGTGGCCGGGTGGGGATGGCACGGAGGGATGACGCAGCCGTGCAGCCCTCGCCAGCGGGGCCCCCCAACCCCcgagccccagctctgccccacggCGTGAGCTGCCACCGGCTGGTATTGCATCTGCAGCCCCGCTTCCACCTGCAGCCGCCCTGGACATGTCCGTGGGGGGCTCCCCCTGCCGTGCCGCCCCCAGGTCCCAGGGTGTACCGGGGAGAGGCAGAAAACGCAGCCGGGCTAAGACGGACCGAAATGCTGCTAGTGCAGGCAGCGGGAGGCGGAGGGGCCGGCCGGCCCAGCGCTGCCCGCGGAGCCGCCGCGCTGGGGCTcagacagggctgggggagtCCCGCCGCCCCCGGGCCGGGCGTGCGGAGGGACAGCCCGGGCCGCGCACCGCAGGGAGGGCTGCGTTTGGCCGGCTCGGAGCGCTGCGGCAGCGGGAAGGGAGCGGACTGCGGGAGAGAGAGGTGCGGGGTCCGGGAGGGGATGCTCGGCGGCGGGGGCACGGGGAGAGGCTCCCCGGCAGCATCCGCTCCCGCGGTGCCGGCCCGGTTCTCCGGGCTCCTCGCGGAGACGGGGGCGGCACCGGGGCAGCAGCGGCCCCGGGGGGGCGAGCGGGGAGGCGCGGGGGGAGCCGGGCTCCGGCAGCTCGCCGTGCCCACGGCGCCCGTCGGGGCTCGGGGTCGGCGGGACGCGGGGtgccggcgggggcggcgcggcggcgggcaGCCGTCGGGGCGCGCTCGCACCGGACAGGGACACGCGCGGCCCCGTCGGGACGGCCCGGGCCACCGGGGTCCGGAGGAGAGTTGGGGGCAGCCCCGGGCCAGACGGTGACAGATGCCAGCAACGCCCCcccccgccgggcccggccccccgcgcccccggtccggcgcggcgcggcgctcACCTGCACGCCTCTCCGACCGCAACGGGGGGCCGCGGCCCGGGGCCGCCGCTCGGGGGGAGCGCGCCCCTCccgcgccgggccggggccgagccgggccgagccgagccgatcCCCGCGGGTGCCAGCGATGCCAGCCGGTGCCAGCCCAGCCGTCGGTCCGtcgcggcgcggccccgcgcgCCCGGCGCGGCAACTTGGGGGGGCGGGACCGCGGGGCCACGCCCCCctcgcgccccgccccgcccctgACGTCACCGCCAAACTTCGCGCCCCGCCCGTGGGGCCGGGTCACGCGTGGCGCGGGAGCGCGGGGGGCGAGGCCGGGCATTGCCACCGAGCGGGGACACCGCCACAGCCCGGGGGACCGCAGAGCCCTTGGGACCCCGCAGCGTACCCTCGGGGCGAGCCGGgatcccctgggctgtgccatggcgcatgggatgggatgggatgggatgggatgggatgggatgggatgggatgggatgggatgggatgggatgggatgggatggggtggggtgggatggcatggcatggcatggcatggcatggcatggcatggcatggcatggcatggcagcAGGATTTTAGCGAAGTTGAgcgtgggctcagcaccacagGTATCTGTCCCCTGAGGGCACTAAAAGGTGCCATGAGGACATGGGTAGACACATGTGCCTGCCAGGCAACTTCTCCTCCAGTCGCAGGGCCGAAGGCTCTCCTCAGTTCCCTATGACGGGGTTTGTCCTTGTCCCACAGCCTGGGCGCAAGGAACAAGAAAGGGACAAGAAATCGGCCACCCTGATTCTCTCAcctctgcccacagcccagtgtgGGACCAGCCTGGGGTGGGCAGCCCagtccccagggcacagccgGGCAGCagtcccttccccagccccctcgCCCCCGCTCCTCACGCAGTGCAGCCACGTGTGGAGCCTCCCCGAGGGCTGCGTGCCACGCGCTGGCATTTGCTGCCCATATGGTGCTGCTCCCGAACCGCACCCCCACTTCCCGCCCCTGCGCCCACCAAACCCCAGCTCCCCAAACCTCCTGAGGTCCTCAGCCGCCACAGGGCGTGGCCATCCACTCCCAGGACCCACAGCCCTCTCCCAGCCGTGGGTCCCGAAGCAGcccctcccctctgctggctGGAGACCAGCAGCACTCCAAGGGAGAGGCAGCTGGGGTGCCCTGTGTGGCAccgagccctgccagccccaggcccGCCACCACCCGTGCTGGGTGATTAAGGGTGTGTGAGAGCAGGGGGAATTTGCAGGGCACTGTAGTTTGAGCTTCTAATCAAGAGTTTAATCATAccggctggcagcagccacggTCATTAATCTCTGCACCTCGCGGGGACCCGAGCGTAAGTCGTAATTACCCGGCAGGCACCCGTGTGCCTCGGGGCTGCCCGCTGGTGGCCTGCAGCACGAGGGACGTGGTGGCACTTCCCCATTGTCTCTTGACCCCGGCTCGTGCCTGTCACCTCCTGGCAGCAGTCCCCGTCGCTGTGCTCTGGTCCCCTCCCGCTCCTGACTCCGTTCAGATCTTGGTCCGCTCCGTGCCCCATTTTGGGGTGGTGAGCTCTGCTGACCCCAATGGCATTTGTCCTTACAGTGCCATGTCCCACTGCCCCATGCGCCCACCCCCTCCCACCACACCCCAGAGCTGAGTGTGGGTGGCATGGATGGTTTGGGAGGAGTGAGCCTGGGATGCCCAaggtggagctgccagggctgtacACCTCTGCCTCAGATGGGGGACGTGGGGTGGGGGACACCTGGACGCCTCAGCCGGGGGACATCTGGCCGTATGCCCCTGTCCCAGGAGGGTGCAGGGGATGCAGGGCAGCCCAGGCCGTGCTGGGGGTGCAGTGGGGTGCAGCGGGGGGCTCAGCGTGCTTGTTCTGGGGTGCGGGGGGATGCGTGCCCAGCCTGTCTGTGGCGGGGTGCAGCGGGGTGCAGTGGGGTGCAGTGGGGGGTGCTCGGCGTGTCCGTGACTCAAGCACCACGCGGCTCCGCATCCCTGCGTGCTTGCCATCGCCATGGCAACCGCCAGGCAATCAGCGATAATTGCGCACGTCGGCCCGGCAACGGGGCCAAATAAACCCCGTCCCTCCTTTCGGGGGGCCGGTGGGGAGCAAGCGGGGGGAGAAAAAGAGGCGGAGCAGCAGCTGATCGCCACCCCTGGCCCTTCATGGAtgagcggcggcggggggcacggtggcagggctgccctgcccacagGTGTCCCATGGCACCTGCGTGCCCGGGAAGCGCCAGGGGACGCGGCCAGAGAGCCTCTCAGCTCGGCcactgtgtccctgcagtgccGCAGCTCCGCCAGCCCGTGCCGGTCGGTGGCCACGCTGTGTGTGAGGACAGGGCTGCCCCACACCCGGCTGGGCACCTCTGCCCGTGCTGCTTGTCCCTGGCCAGCCCGCTCCTGGTGcgggctgtccccgtgtcaaTGGCAGTACAAAAAGCCTTGTGCCTCTCCACTGGCTTGGTCCCTGTCACATCCAGGGATGGCTCTTGTCCCTGGAGCCCTGATGGGGAAAGGGGCTTGTTTTCTGCATTACAATGATGGCATGGGGTCAGGGTTTGACTCCCCTTCCCACTGAAAGAGCTTTGGGGGTCCCCTGAGTCTCTGGCAGTACCTGCAGCCATAGGGACCAGCCATagggaggctgctcagggcaaGAGCTCAGGGAGAGAACTGTCCCCAAGGGAgaggaccaggaccaggaccaAGACTGGGACATGGCTGGCATGGTCCTGGGTGGGTGTGGCATGGGGTGAACCTCCCCAGCTGAAGGCAGCTGCTGTCTGAGGgacagagaaaggagaaaaatatgtGCCTTGTACCTTGGAATGTTTTGGGGTGTAGTAAAGCTTCCTGGAGGACAGCAGAGCTCCCCAGGTGCCAACAAAGCTCCTCCGGGGCTCAGCAGATATCCCTAGAGGACAGCAGAGCTCCCCAGGTGCCAGCAAAGCTCCTCTGGGGCTCAGCAGATATCCCCAGAGGACAGCAGAGATTCCCAGGGACCACCAAAGCTCCCCAAGGGCTGCCAAAGCTCCTCAGAGACCAGGAGAGGTTCTTAGGGGCTACCAAAGCTTCCCAGGGGTCCCTGAAGCTCCCCAGGTTCTGCCAAAGCTCTCTGGGGGCCAGCAGAGCTCCCCGAgggccagcagagccccagggggtgcaggggtgccccgggctgggcaggtgccCCCAGTTCCAGGTTCCAGAGCCAGGCGGGGAGGGCAGAGGGGCCGGGGTGCGGGCAGCAGGGACTGGGGGTGCCAGGGTGCAGCCCCCCCGCCGCTCGCAGCCATCATTAGCAGAGCTTGCCGGTTTCTAAAAACGGCACGTCGGTGCCGCGGCGGCTGCTCTTCACGCCCGCTCCCGGCACCGGCAGCCGCTAAAAACAGCTCGGCGCTGcctgctgccacctctcagCGGGACGGCTGGCACCGGGACCACCGCCCCACCCAAACACTGATCTAGCACAGTTTTGCCCGTCCCCGGTCCAGCCGCCCCCCGTGGCACTcgctgcctgccctgtgccaccagGAGCCCCCCGCTGTCGGGGTCGCTGTGGCATCCCCGGCTGTCGCTGCAGgtcccggggctgtgcccggccCTGCCTGtgcgcccgcagccccgcgtGCGGCCACTCATGTTTTATAGATGGCTCCGATTTTAATAATTAATCCCTGCTAACGACAGCACTTTCcccaaataaaacatttaaagtGCTGTGTGTGCACGGCGCGTTGCCGGGGTGGGACACCGGCTGCTCTGCCGCAGCGGATGGGCACGGCGGGCACGAGGTGGCTTGGCACGACCTGGCACAGCGTggcacggcccggcacggcctCACCTGCCCACAGCTCAGCCCGGTGCTGCACCAACCATGCCCAGCCACACAGCATCTCAGGGTGAGCCGCCCAGTGCCCACCTGTGGGTGCCCAGGTAGCACCTCTAAGGCACCCCCAGCTGCGGCAGGGGTGCCAGGTGCCATGCAAGGTGCCACCCTGAGAGGTCACCTGCCTGTCCCCGGCGCCGTGGCAGTGGGCACAGTGCCAGTACCAGTCCCTGCTAGGAGCATCAGGCAGCGTTGGACAGGGGTGGGCACATGCCAGCCCTTGGCATGGAAGTCTGGGCGCTCGCTCCTCACCTCCCGCAGCGTAATTAGGGCAGGATAAATGTGGATTAGCATGGAATCTGTCATCTCTGCAGGCACATTCCTggggggagggggcagcctaaAGCGGGGGCCGCCCACACGCACATCACCGTAACCACACCAGACTTGTCAGCTAACAGGCAGTTCACggtgccaccccagtgccagcacgggcagccctgctcccactggctgctcccacagctgtCCCATGGCACCAGACAGCAGGCCTGGCACGCACCTGcctcccaaacacagccctgggcacccacTCTGCTTCGTGCTGAGCACGGCAATGGCCAAGATGCCAgcctgtccatccatccatctgtccgtccatccatccctgcattTACCCATCCATGCATCCACCCATCCCTCCATGCACTCATCCATCCACCCACCCCATCCACCcctccatccacccatccatcacccatccatccatcccccatccatccatggatccatccatggatccatccatccatccatccatccatccatggatccacccatccatccatccatccatccatccatccatccatccatccatccatccatccatgcctGCATCCCATGAGCTGCTGGTGCCCCAGTCAGCCCCCCTGGCTGCCCCCCAGGCACACAGCACCCCcggtcccagtgcccagcacctctcATTTCTGGTCCAGCCCTAACAATCACACAGTGCCAGGCTCTTCCTGTTGCCACAGCAACTCAGCAGCGAGCCGAATGGTGCTGCTTGGCCTTCCATGTGCAAGGTCAGCACCTGCACTGGAGGCCATGGTCACCCAAAACCCAGGCcaggagagagcagagcagtCGCActgtggggaaactgaggcacggtgCTGGCAGCCGCCCTGACTGTGGGACCCTGGGACCCAGCTGCACTAAAAATACCCTCGGGCACGTGGCGGTGGAGCCATGCAGGTGCGAGGTGTTGGTGGAGATGGACAGCTTGGCTGATGGGAGCTGACACGGCCCCGGGCTCCAGCACTGCTTAATGAGCAGCCGAGGAGGTTTTATTTAAAGCCAGTGTTGGCGGCAGGGCCCGTGTGGCTGGacatggagcaggagcagcactgcccacagccacAGACCGTGTGTGTTTCAGCATCCCTTGCACATCCTGGGCTTGCCCTGAACGTCCcctgcccatccatccatccatccatccatccatccatccatccatccatccatccatcccagaCCCTGCCCTTGTCCCCTGTCCCGAACTCTGGACCCATACCCAGCCAAGGGATGCCCATCACTGTGCCCCTCCTCTCTTCCAGTGTCTTGTTCTAGGTGATTTTTGCCCCAAAACTGGGGCAGAAGGGACCTCTTCATCAGGATGAGCTCCTTGCAAGCGTGACATCTGCCACCACTTCCACCAAAAGGAACAGAAAGCCAGCTCGTTGGGCAGCAAGCATCACAGACCATGCCAATCTCTTGGCATGCCCTGAGGCACGAGCTCCACCGAAGTACTGAAGCAATAAAGGTGTCATTAAGTGAAGCTGGTAATGACTCTTTGTCACCAGTAGCAGCCCCAAGCCCAGAGCAGTGTGCCCCACTGCACCctgtgcaggcaggcagggtgaGGAGCAGTAGACGGGCTGGATGCCATCATGTCCTCACTGTGATCATGTCCTGTGCTCCCACGGGCACCTTAGTGGGACTACAGCTGTAGTCCCATGCCCTGGGCTCCATGACCCCCTGGCTGGGCACCCACAACCCCAAGAGCATCCTGATCTGATGCCTGGCCACCTGTCATCCCAGGAGCTTCATGATCCCATGGGCACTGCAACTCCATGTCCCAGGCATCCATCATGCCACAAATCCTGGGGGCAACATGGCCCATGTGCCAG of the Passer domesticus isolate bPasDom1 chromosome 9, bPasDom1.hap1, whole genome shotgun sequence genome contains:
- the CAMKV gene encoding caM kinase-like vesicle-associated protein, whose amino-acid sequence is MPFGCVTLGDKKDYNQPSEVTDRYDLGQVIKTEEFCEIFRAKEKTTGKLYTCKKFLKRDGRKVRKAAKNEIIILKMVKHPNILQLVDVYITRKEYFIFLELATGREVFDWILDQGYYSEKDTSNVIRQVLEAVAYLHSLKIVHRNLKLENLVYYNRLKNSKIVISDFHLAKLENGLIKEPCGTPEYLAPEVVGRQRYGRPVDCWAIGVIMYILLSGNPPFYEEADEDDYENHDKNLFRKILAGDYEFDPPYWDDISQAAKELVTRLMEVEQDQRITAEEAISHEWISGNAASDKNIKDGVCAQIEKNFARAKWKKAVRVTTLMKRLRAPEQTETAAAPAATPAPAATPAPAATPAPAAAPTPAATPAPAATPAPAATPAPAATTAAAPAPAAAATEPAAAEPATDTAPAPAPGTEPAAPSATAPEPAAPGTPPAAAQPPAPGTPPAATRDEAGAAAEPPGEQSG